The following proteins come from a genomic window of Citrobacter europaeus:
- a CDS encoding replication endonuclease, whose protein sequence is MAVSKFTLHHAQTTGGSNEAAVAFPWNTPKRAVNPYLEPAEVAPESALSNLIALYAADNEQEHLRREALSDKVWERYFFNESRDPVQREMEQDRLISHVKMAREQQRVNPDLVIIADVSAMPAHISKPLLERIKYFHSLGRAKAYSRYLRETIRPCLERLERVRDSQVSASFRFMASQDGLEGLLVLPEMNQEQVKRLSTLVAAHMSMCLDAACGDLFVSDDVKPEEIRQAWERVAAEAMRLEVIPPAFEQLRRKKRRRKPVPYELIPPSLARMLCADWWYRKLWQMRCEWREEQLRAVCLVNKKASPYVSYEAVIHKREQRRKSLEFFRSHELVNEYGDTLDMEDVVNASNSNPAHRRNEMMACVKGLELIAEMRGDCAVFYTITCPSRFHATLNNGRPNPKWTSATVRQSSDYLVDTFAAFRKAMHKAGLRWYGVRVAEPHHDGTVHWHLLCFMRKKDRRSITALLRKFAIREDREELGTNTGPRFKSELINPRKGTPTSYIAKYISKNIDGRGLAKEISKETGRSLRDSAEHVSAWASLHRVQQFRFFGIPGRQAYRELRLLAGQAARVQGERKAGAPVLDNPRLDAVLAAADAGCFATYIMKQGGVLVPRKHHLVRTAYELNDEPSAYGDHGIRIYGIWSPIAEGKICTHAVKWKKVRKAVDVQEAAADQGACAPWTRGNNCPPVENLNKSGGDLPDIKTMNEQELHDYLHNMGQKERRELTARLRLVKPKRKKAFKQSISEQQRLQLEAELTARGFEGSASEIDLLLRGGSIPSGAGLRIFYRNHRLQEDDKWRQWY, encoded by the coding sequence GTGGCAGTGAGTAAATTCACATTACATCATGCACAAACCACCGGCGGCTCGAATGAGGCCGCCGTGGCCTTTCCATGGAATACCCCAAAAAGAGCGGTTAACCCGTATCTGGAACCGGCGGAAGTTGCGCCGGAGTCTGCGCTTTCAAACCTCATCGCTCTGTACGCTGCGGATAACGAGCAGGAGCATCTGCGCCGTGAGGCGCTGAGTGATAAGGTTTGGGAACGTTATTTCTTCAATGAATCCCGCGATCCTGTCCAGCGTGAAATGGAGCAGGATCGGCTGATTAGCCATGTCAAAATGGCCCGCGAACAGCAGCGCGTTAATCCCGATTTGGTGATTATTGCCGATGTTAGCGCCATGCCTGCCCATATTAGCAAGCCTTTGCTGGAGCGGATTAAATACTTCCATAGCCTGGGCAGGGCTAAAGCTTATTCCCGCTATCTGCGCGAAACAATCAGGCCTTGTCTGGAGCGGCTGGAGCGCGTGCGTGACAGCCAGGTGTCTGCGTCTTTCCGGTTCATGGCGAGCCAGGACGGGCTGGAGGGGCTGCTGGTACTGCCTGAAATGAATCAGGAGCAGGTCAAGCGCCTTTCCACGCTGGTTGCGGCACATATGAGCATGTGTCTTGATGCGGCCTGCGGTGATCTGTTTGTCAGTGACGATGTTAAACCAGAAGAAATCCGCCAGGCATGGGAAAGGGTTGCTGCAGAAGCCATGCGCCTTGAGGTCATCCCGCCTGCCTTTGAGCAGTTGCGCCGCAAAAAGCGCCGCCGCAAGCCGGTGCCTTATGAACTGATCCCACCGTCGCTGGCGCGCATGCTGTGCGCGGACTGGTGGTATCGCAAATTGTGGCAGATGCGCTGCGAGTGGCGGGAGGAGCAGCTGCGCGCCGTCTGCCTGGTCAACAAGAAAGCGTCCCCGTATGTCAGCTATGAAGCCGTGATCCACAAACGCGAGCAGCGCCGCAAATCGCTGGAGTTCTTCCGCTCGCATGAGCTGGTCAACGAATACGGTGACACGCTGGATATGGAAGATGTGGTGAACGCCAGCAACAGCAACCCGGCGCACCGCCGTAATGAAATGATGGCCTGTGTTAAAGGGCTGGAGCTGATCGCGGAAATGCGCGGAGACTGCGCCGTGTTCTATACCATCACCTGCCCGTCACGCTTCCACGCAACCCTCAACAACGGCAGACCTAATCCGAAATGGACCAGCGCCACGGTCCGGCAGAGCAGTGACTATCTGGTTGATACATTCGCCGCTTTCCGCAAGGCCATGCACAAAGCCGGGCTGCGCTGGTACGGCGTCCGCGTTGCAGAGCCGCACCATGACGGCACTGTGCACTGGCATCTTCTGTGCTTTATGCGCAAAAAAGACCGTCGTTCCATCACCGCGCTGCTGCGTAAGTTTGCCATCCGTGAAGACCGCGAGGAGCTGGGCACCAATACCGGACCGCGCTTCAAGTCCGAGCTAATCAACCCGCGCAAGGGCACACCGACAAGCTACATCGCCAAATACATCAGTAAGAACATCGACGGGCGCGGGCTGGCTAAAGAAATCAGCAAAGAAACCGGCAGATCACTGCGTGACAGCGCCGAGCATGTCAGCGCCTGGGCGTCACTGCACCGTGTCCAGCAATTTCGTTTCTTTGGTATTCCGGGGCGTCAGGCATACCGCGAGCTGCGCCTGCTGGCTGGTCAGGCGGCGAGAGTGCAGGGCGAACGCAAAGCAGGTGCGCCGGTACTGGATAATCCACGTCTGGATGCGGTACTGGCGGCGGCTGATGCGGGCTGCTTTGCCACCTACATCATGAAGCAGGGCGGTGTGCTGGTTCCCCGTAAACATCACCTTGTCCGCACGGCATATGAACTTAACGACGAACCGAGCGCCTACGGCGATCACGGTATCCGTATCTATGGCATCTGGTCCCCGATTGCAGAGGGCAAGATTTGCACGCACGCGGTCAAGTGGAAAAAGGTTCGTAAGGCCGTTGACGTTCAGGAGGCGGCAGCCGACCAGGGCGCTTGCGCCCCTTGGACTCGTGGCAATAACTGTCCCCCTGTTGAAAATCTGAACAAATCAGGGGGTGATTTGCCCGATATTAAAACCATGAATGAGCAGGAACTGCACGATTACCTCCACAATATGGGCCAGAAGGAACGCCGGGAGCTGACAGCCAGGTTAAGACTGGTAAAACCGAAGCGGAAAAAAGCATTCAAACAGAGTATTTCGGAGCAGCAGCGCCTGCAGCTTGAGGCAGAACTGACTGCCAGAGGGTTTGAAGGTAGTGCATCTGAGATTGATTTGCTTCTGCGTGGTGGCAGCATTCCGTCAGGTGCCGGGCTACGGATTTTTTACCGCAACCATCGACTGCAGGAAGATGACAAATGGCGCCAGTGGTACTGA
- a CDS encoding DinI family protein yields MRIEIMIDKEQKISQATLDALESELYRNLRPLYPKTAIRIRKGSANGVELSGLKLDEDKKRVMEIMQQVWEDDSWLH; encoded by the coding sequence ATGCGCATTGAAATAATGATCGATAAAGAGCAGAAGATTAGCCAGGCTACACTGGACGCCCTTGAATCCGAGCTTTACCGTAATTTGCGCCCTCTGTATCCCAAAACAGCAATTCGTATCCGTAAGGGCAGTGCCAACGGCGTTGAGCTGAGCGGGTTAAAACTGGATGAAGATAAAAAGCGAGTGATGGAAATAATGCAGCAGGTCTGGGAGGACGACAGCTGGTTACATTAG
- a CDS encoding phage portal protein — protein sequence MSEPEALTSSTPTEATAPKNAGVTAEAFSFGDPIPVLDRRELLDYVECVQMDRWYEPPVSFDGLARTYRAAVHHSSPIAVKRDILSSTYIPHRLLSQQAFARFVQDYLVFGNAYLEKRTNRLGGVLSLEPALAKYTRRGVDLDTYWFVQYGLTTQPYEFTQGNIFHLMEPDINQEIYGLPGYLSAIPSTLLNESATLFRRKYYINGSHAGFIMYMTDAAQNQEDVNNIRQAMKSAKGPGNFRNLFMYSPNGKKDGIQIIPLSEVAAKDEFLNIKNVSRDDMMAAHRVPPQMMGIMPSNVGGFGDVEKASKVFVRNELIPLQKKILELNTWLDDEIIKFNEYVL from the coding sequence ATGAGTGAACCCGAAGCCTTAACCAGCTCAACGCCAACAGAAGCTACGGCGCCTAAAAACGCAGGCGTAACTGCCGAGGCTTTCAGCTTTGGCGATCCAATCCCGGTGCTGGACCGCCGCGAGCTGCTGGATTATGTGGAATGCGTACAGATGGACAGATGGTATGAGCCGCCAGTAAGCTTTGACGGGCTGGCGCGAACCTACCGCGCCGCTGTGCATCACAGCTCACCGATAGCGGTTAAACGTGACATTCTCAGCAGTACGTACATCCCGCACCGCCTGCTCAGCCAGCAGGCTTTTGCCCGTTTCGTCCAGGATTATCTGGTGTTCGGTAACGCCTATCTGGAAAAGCGCACCAACCGGCTCGGCGGCGTTCTCTCACTGGAGCCAGCACTGGCGAAGTACACACGCCGTGGCGTGGACCTCGACACCTACTGGTTTGTGCAGTACGGCCTGACCACGCAGCCCTATGAATTTACACAGGGCAACATTTTTCACCTGATGGAGCCGGATATTAACCAGGAGATTTACGGGCTGCCCGGCTATCTCTCCGCCATTCCGTCAACCTTGCTCAACGAGTCCGCCACGCTGTTCCGCCGGAAGTATTACATCAACGGCAGCCACGCGGGTTTCATCATGTACATGACCGACGCTGCACAGAACCAGGAGGATGTGAACAATATCCGCCAGGCAATGAAAAGCGCCAAAGGACCGGGTAACTTCCGCAACCTGTTTATGTATTCACCCAACGGTAAAAAGGACGGCATCCAGATCATCCCGTTATCGGAGGTTGCTGCAAAGGATGAGTTTCTGAACATCAAGAATGTGAGCCGTGATGACATGATGGCAGCACACCGCGTACCGCCGCAGATGATGGGCATAATGCCAAGTAATGTTGGCGGATTTGGTGATGTAGAAAAAGCAAGCAAAGTCTTTGTTAGAAATGAGTTAATACCTTTACAAAAAAAAATACTTGAACTGAACACCTGGTTAGACGATGAAATAATTAAATTTAATGAGTATGTTCTCTGA
- a CDS encoding terminase ATPase subunit family protein, with protein sequence MNTTLTPADLDPRRQAMLLYFQGYRVARIAEMLGEKVATVHSWKKRDKWGDYGPLDQMQLTTAARYCQLIMKEQKEGKDFKEIDLLARQSERHARIGKFNDGGNEADLNPKVANRNKGPRRQPEKNVFTDEQIDKLEEVFHASMFDYQRHWFEAGKTNRIRNLLKSRQIGATFYFAREALIDALLTGRNQIFLSASKAQAHVFKQYIIDFAKEVEVELKGDPMVLPNGAALYFLGTNARTAQSYHGNLYLDEYFWIPKFQELRKVASGMAIHKKWRQTYFSTPSSLTHSAYPFWSGALFNRGRAKADKVDIDLTHSNLARGLLCPDGQYRQIVTVEDAVRGGCNLFDLDQLRMEYSPDEYQNLLMCEFIDDLASVFPLSELQACMVDSWEVWTDFQALALRPFGWREVWIGYDPAKGTQNGDSAGCVVVAPPTVPGGKFRILERHQWRGMDFRAQADAIKKLTQQYNVTYIGIDSTGVGHGVYENVKAFFPAVREFVYNPNVKNALVLKAYDIISHRRLEFDAGHTDIAQSFMAIRRATTASGNRPTYEASRSEEASHADLAWATMHALFNEPLQGESANTSNIVEIF encoded by the coding sequence ATGAACACGACACTGACCCCCGCAGACCTCGATCCCCGTCGGCAGGCCATGCTGCTGTACTTTCAGGGATACCGCGTAGCCCGCATTGCTGAAATGCTGGGCGAGAAAGTTGCAACCGTTCACAGCTGGAAGAAGCGCGACAAGTGGGGCGACTATGGGCCGCTGGATCAGATGCAGCTCACCACCGCCGCACGTTACTGCCAGCTCATTATGAAGGAGCAGAAAGAAGGGAAAGACTTCAAGGAAATTGACCTGCTGGCGCGCCAGTCAGAGCGCCACGCCCGGATCGGTAAATTTAACGATGGCGGCAACGAAGCTGATTTAAACCCGAAAGTTGCCAACCGTAACAAAGGCCCACGCCGTCAGCCTGAAAAGAACGTTTTCACCGACGAACAGATCGACAAGCTGGAAGAAGTCTTCCACGCCTCTATGTTCGACTATCAGCGTCACTGGTTTGAAGCCGGGAAAACAAACCGCATCCGTAATCTTCTCAAGTCGCGCCAGATTGGCGCCACGTTTTATTTTGCCCGTGAAGCATTGATTGACGCCCTGCTGACCGGGCGCAACCAAATTTTTCTTTCTGCCAGTAAGGCACAGGCGCACGTTTTTAAGCAGTACATCATCGACTTTGCCAAAGAAGTTGAGGTGGAGCTGAAAGGCGATCCCATGGTGTTGCCCAATGGCGCAGCCTTGTACTTTCTCGGCACCAACGCCCGAACGGCGCAGAGCTACCACGGCAACCTGTATCTGGATGAATATTTCTGGATACCGAAATTCCAGGAGCTGCGCAAGGTTGCCTCCGGTATGGCCATTCACAAGAAATGGCGACAAACCTACTTCTCCACGCCGTCCAGCCTGACCCACAGTGCCTATCCGTTCTGGTCCGGCGCGCTGTTTAACCGGGGCCGTGCCAAAGCGGACAAAGTGGATATTGACCTGACCCACAGCAACCTTGCGCGCGGCCTGCTCTGCCCTGACGGACAGTACCGCCAGATCGTCACCGTGGAGGATGCGGTGCGCGGCGGCTGTAACCTGTTCGACCTCGACCAGCTGCGCATGGAGTACAGCCCGGACGAATACCAGAACCTGCTGATGTGCGAATTTATTGACGATCTGGCGTCAGTATTCCCGCTCAGCGAACTGCAGGCGTGCATGGTGGACAGCTGGGAAGTCTGGACCGATTTTCAGGCTCTGGCGCTGCGCCCGTTTGGCTGGCGCGAAGTCTGGATCGGATACGACCCGGCGAAAGGCACGCAGAACGGTGACAGCGCCGGGTGCGTGGTGGTGGCACCGCCAACCGTGCCGGGCGGCAAGTTCCGCATTCTGGAGCGACACCAGTGGCGCGGGATGGACTTCCGCGCCCAGGCTGACGCCATTAAAAAACTGACGCAGCAGTACAACGTGACCTATATCGGCATCGACTCGACCGGCGTCGGTCACGGTGTCTACGAGAACGTGAAAGCGTTCTTTCCTGCCGTGCGGGAGTTTGTCTACAACCCCAACGTCAAAAACGCCCTGGTGCTCAAGGCCTACGACATCATCAGCCACCGCCGTCTGGAGTTTGATGCCGGACACACTGACATTGCGCAGTCCTTTATGGCTATCCGCCGGGCCACCACCGCCAGCGGCAACCGCCCTACCTACGAAGCCAGCCGCAGCGAAGAAGCCAGCCACGCAGATTTGGCCTGGGCAACGATGCACGCACTGTTTAACGAACCGCTGCAGGGCGAATCCGCCAATACCAGCAATATTGTGGAGATTTTTTGA
- a CDS encoding GPO family capsid scaffolding protein, whose product MTVKAKRFRIGVEGATTDGREIQREWLVQMAASYNPTVYTALINLEHIKSYLPDSTFNRYGRVTGLVAEEIQDGPLAGKMALYADIEPTDALVELVKKGQKLFTSMEVSTKFADTGKAYLVGLGATDDPASLGTEMLAFSASAAHNPLANRKQNPENLFSEAVETLIELEEAQDEKPSLFARVTALFTKKEQTDEARFSDVHKAVELVATEQQNLSERTDKSLSEQDKRLSELESSLQEQQAAFAELEQKLSSEDSRKDYRQRAPGGDAPAGTLTNC is encoded by the coding sequence ATGACAGTGAAAGCAAAGCGTTTCCGTATCGGGGTGGAAGGTGCCACCACTGACGGGCGCGAGATCCAGCGTGAATGGCTGGTACAGATGGCTGCCAGCTACAACCCGACGGTCTATACCGCGCTGATTAACCTTGAGCACATCAAGTCTTATCTGCCGGACAGCACCTTTAACCGCTACGGCAGGGTGACGGGGCTGGTTGCAGAAGAAATCCAGGACGGCCCGCTGGCGGGCAAGATGGCGCTTTATGCCGATATCGAACCCACGGACGCCCTAGTGGAACTGGTGAAGAAAGGCCAGAAGCTGTTTACCTCCATGGAGGTCAGCACGAAGTTTGCCGACACCGGCAAAGCCTATCTTGTGGGGCTGGGTGCGACGGACGATCCTGCGAGCCTGGGCACCGAAATGCTGGCTTTCAGCGCCAGTGCAGCACATAACCCGCTGGCGAACCGTAAGCAGAACCCTGAAAACCTGTTTTCGGAAGCGGTTGAAACGCTGATCGAACTGGAAGAAGCCCAGGACGAAAAGCCGTCCCTCTTTGCCCGCGTCACCGCGCTGTTCACCAAAAAAGAGCAGACCGATGAGGCGCGTTTCTCCGACGTGCATAAAGCCGTGGAACTGGTCGCCACCGAGCAGCAGAACCTGAGCGAGCGCACTGATAAATCCCTGTCCGAACAGGACAAGCGCCTTTCTGAGCTGGAGTCCTCCCTGCAGGAGCAGCAGGCCGCCTTTGCCGAGCTTGAGCAGAAGCTGAGCAGCGAAGACAGCCGTAAAGACTACCGCCAGCGCGCGCCGGGCGGTGACGCACCGGCAGGCACCCTGACCAATTGCTGA
- a CDS encoding phage major capsid protein, P2 family has product MKKKTRFAFNAYLQQLARLNGVEIEELSSKFTVEPSVQQTLEDQIQQSAAFLTLINITPVTEQSGQLLGLGVGSTIAGTTDTTTKEREPTDPTLMEDVEYKCEQTNFDTVLTYAKLDMWAKFQDFQVRIRNAIVKRQALDRIMIGFNGVKRAKTSNRAENPLLQDVNKGWLQKIREDAPDHVMGSKTAEDGTTTAEPVKVGPGGKYVNLDAVVMDTVNELIDVEYQDDDELVVVCGRELLSDKYFPLVNKEQDNSEKIAADLIISQKRMGGLQAVRAPFFPANALLITRLDNLSIYWQEDTRRRSVIDNPKRDRIENFESVNEAYVVEDYRCAALVENIEIGDFSAPAAPESGE; this is encoded by the coding sequence ATGAAAAAGAAAACCCGCTTTGCCTTTAACGCTTACCTGCAGCAGCTGGCGCGCCTGAACGGTGTGGAGATTGAAGAACTCTCCAGTAAGTTCACCGTAGAGCCGTCCGTGCAGCAGACGCTGGAAGACCAGATCCAGCAGTCCGCCGCTTTCCTGACGCTGATTAACATCACGCCGGTCACTGAGCAGTCCGGTCAGTTGCTGGGGCTGGGCGTTGGCAGCACCATTGCCGGAACCACCGATACCACCACCAAAGAGCGCGAGCCTACCGATCCGACGCTGATGGAAGACGTGGAATACAAATGCGAGCAGACCAACTTTGATACGGTGCTGACCTACGCAAAACTGGACATGTGGGCGAAATTCCAGGACTTCCAGGTGCGTATTCGCAACGCCATCGTCAAGCGTCAGGCGCTGGACCGCATCATGATCGGCTTTAACGGCGTGAAGCGCGCCAAAACCTCCAACCGTGCTGAAAACCCGCTGCTGCAGGACGTCAATAAAGGCTGGTTGCAGAAAATCCGCGAAGACGCGCCGGATCACGTCATGGGCAGCAAAACCGCAGAAGACGGCACCACTACTGCAGAACCAGTAAAAGTAGGTCCGGGTGGTAAGTATGTAAATCTTGACGCGGTGGTGATGGATACCGTCAACGAGCTGATCGATGTGGAGTATCAGGATGATGACGAGCTGGTTGTTGTCTGCGGACGTGAACTGCTGTCTGACAAGTATTTCCCGCTGGTCAACAAAGAGCAGGACAACAGCGAGAAAATCGCCGCCGATCTGATCATCAGCCAGAAACGCATGGGCGGCCTGCAGGCTGTGCGCGCGCCTTTCTTCCCGGCAAATGCCCTGCTGATCACCCGTCTGGATAACCTGTCCATCTACTGGCAGGAAGACACCCGCCGCCGTTCAGTTATCGACAACCCGAAACGCGACCGGATTGAAAACTTTGAATCCGTCAACGAGGCGTATGTGGTCGAGGACTACCGCTGCGCGGCGCTGGTAGAAAACATCGAAATCGGTGATTTCAGCGCGCCTGCCGCACCGGAAAGTGGGGAATAA